In Patescibacteria group bacterium, a single genomic region encodes these proteins:
- a CDS encoding glycosyltransferase family 2 protein, producing MHLSVVIPAYNEEKRIATTLLDIDKYLSEQKYDYEIIVISDGSKDNTAQVVNKMGELIRNLRLIDNKENHGKGWVVKQAMLEAKGKYRLFMDADNSTPIDHLDGFWPYIKKDYDIVIGSIEVKGAKIKETAAWYRRLLGRLAKYIIRIVTGLWEIHDSQRGFKLFTDKAVDQIFLKQTLNRWGFDFEILSLAKKMGFKTKELPVDWNNPPGAVTLMSYLKTFWELLKIKWNFLTDKYKINEKK from the coding sequence ATACATTTATCTGTAGTGATACCTGCTTATAACGAGGAAAAAAGGATTGCAACCACGCTTTTAGATATTGATAAATATCTATCAGAGCAGAAATATGATTACGAAATTATCGTTATTAGCGATGGGTCAAAGGACAATACAGCACAAGTGGTGAACAAAATGGGAGAATTAATAAGAAATCTGCGCTTGATCGACAACAAAGAAAATCATGGCAAAGGTTGGGTGGTGAAGCAGGCGATGCTGGAAGCAAAAGGGAAATATAGATTATTTATGGACGCCGATAATTCAACACCAATCGACCATTTGGACGGGTTCTGGCCATACATCAAAAAGGATTACGATATTGTAATTGGCTCGATAGAAGTAAAGGGGGCAAAAATCAAAGAAACCGCTGCCTGGTACCGCCGATTACTAGGGAGATTAGCGAAATATATAATTCGAATCGTGACTGGTCTTTGGGAAATTCATGATTCTCAACGAGGGTTTAAGCTTTTTACCGATAAAGCAGTTGATCAGATTTTTCTCAAACAAACTCTCAATCGCTGGGGGTTTGATTTTGAAATCCTGTCATTGGCAAAAAAAATGGGATTCAAAACAAAAGAACTGCCAGTGGACTGGAATAACCCGCCAGGAGCGGTTACATTAATGAGCTATCTTAAAACTTTTTGGGAATTATTAAAAATTAAATGGAATTTTTTAACAGACAAATATAAGATAAATGAAAAAAAATAA